The proteins below are encoded in one region of Flavobacteriales bacterium:
- the recR gene encoding recombination protein RecR, which produces MEHSSKYIEEAVEQMSSLPGIGRKTALRLILSLVKREPDRVKRFADSLIQMKENIRFCSSCFNLSDDPLCTICSNGNRDHSTICVVEDIRDVMAIESTQQYNGVYHVLGGRISPMDGVGPSELRLDELKERVTAGEEVREVILALSATMEGDTTNFYIYRSFGDHTVNITTIARGVGVGTELEYADEITLGRSIMNRTPFEMSLSR; this is translated from the coding sequence ATGGAACATTCATCAAAATATATCGAAGAGGCAGTAGAACAGATGTCCTCTTTGCCGGGAATCGGACGTAAGACCGCCCTGCGACTCATTCTATCACTGGTCAAGCGAGAACCGGACCGGGTCAAGAGATTTGCAGACTCCTTGATCCAGATGAAGGAGAATATCCGCTTCTGCAGTTCGTGTTTCAACCTCTCAGATGATCCACTTTGTACTATCTGTAGCAATGGGAACCGGGATCACTCCACCATATGCGTGGTGGAAGATATTCGAGATGTGATGGCCATAGAGTCCACTCAGCAGTACAACGGGGTCTACCATGTACTTGGAGGACGTATCTCCCCCATGGACGGGGTCGGCCCCAGCGAATTGCGACTGGATGAGTTGAAAGAGCGGGTCACTGCGGGTGAAGAAGTTCGTGAGGTCATTCTGGCGCTCAGCGCGACTATGGAAGGCGACACTACGAATTTCTATATCTATCGCTCGTTCGGAGACCATACGGTCAATATCACCACCATAGCACGAGGTGTAGGCGTAGGGACCGAATTGGAGTATGCAGATGAGATCACTTTGGGTCGATCGATCATGAATCGGACTCCATTCGAGATGAGCCTCAGCCGTTGA